ACACTTTGCATTGGCTTGACATCTTGCCTGATCCAGGTTAGTGGGATGCCAGTCATACAAGTAAGCTTTGTCTCTGAGACAAGTGGATCATAGCTTCCCTGAGCTTTTCCTCATGCTGATCATTTAATTAATTATTGCATTGTACCATCTGTGGTATGCAAACTAAAAGCTAAAGCAGTTATAGGGGAGTCATTTATGATTTATGTTTGTATTTTGTAGTTTCAGTGCCTTCCTCTATGGTTCTTCATACTCAGATGCTTTGCCTCTTTAGTCCTGGCACCACTTATTTGTTTTGAAGCACATTGTGAGGTATTCAGATGCCGTGCAGATTGTTCTCATGAAATGAGTGGGTTTTCTGTTTAGCATTTCTTCATGTTTAGCTGATTGGAATGCTCGTGACTAGCATGCTTCAGATTTGTTCCCCGCAGCTGGGCCTTGATGGTGGTGATGCTTATATAAGAAGGTTATTGCAGGCCCTATGCTCGCTTGTTATGTATCATCGTCAGGGAGTCTTTTGAGGTAACTCCACTTATTTTCCGAGCTTTTCTTTGTCAGTTTGAACCTACCAGTGCATTTCTCAAAATGTAACTGTTTGTGTGCATTGCTGAATGTATTCATCTGTGTAAAGTTTAGGTTTCTACTCGGCTAAATATACAAATTGAAGTTGGATCATTTAGCTAGGCTCATCGATAGTGGTATCCACTTCACTCTATTGTTTCATGTATGTTATAACTCTCATTTATCTATGTCGTGCATCCAGCCAATTTATAATGCTTTATGTTCTTTTTATTTTCAGGATACATTTCGCACTCAGAATCCGGGTCATTGGGTTTGCTATGTATCTGCGGCTTATACTGAAACTTCTTGTGTGATAATGATGGTCGGTGTGTGGACGTATGAGTGCTGCATGTTGGTAGCTAGCTCTGGAATACACATATATTGTATCAGTGGTTAATGCTGGAAGCCTTAAGCTAGCTCAATGGTATTCTGCATTGATAGCCTTTTCTAATTATATGTTCTGTTTGTGTACATATCACGCTATGTAATGAGTTTACTCCAGACGGCACAGCCGATGGATCTTGATGAATGACGCAATTTGCTTATTATTATGTTTACGAGATGACCTAGCTTCTTTTCCGTATCGGTTTCTGCATCAGATTCGCAATTACAGTCAACGCAAATTTGGGCCCTGTTTCTAGCTACGGAGGTGCGGCTATTGACTTCCTTTGCGACGTGCGCCTCTAACCCAAACGCTTGCTAAGAAAGCCAAGCTCAAtcccacgggcgcggcgtgcgccgCGCCGGCGCCTGCTAGTattagataaaaaacattcaaaACAGACCGTGCAAAGTTgacctgtggttggatggttaggagggcagtggcacccccagcccaccagagttcaaatcccagatttgacactttggtgtctcataggaggcaacgttcccgtcgacagcgaggcgtctgtggtgacttcgtcaatctcaagacccaacgcagtctcttggaggtgctcataggggtagggtgtgcgtgtgtgcgcgtatgtatgagcgtctttgattgtactgtgtttcgcaaaaaaaaaaaaaaaaaaaaaaaaagtgtgcGAGGAATGCACACGACGCGTTGGCGAGCAGCTGCAAAAATGCTGGGCAGGAAAACGACGCGGACCCAAAGCGCAAGAAATCCATCCCAAGTTGAGAGTCCAAACACGAGTTTCACACCTTCCTTCACTGCGACCGCCTTCTCCTCCAGTCTCCCCCCACCTCACACCCAGAAATTCGGATCAGCGCCGTTGCACAGTGAGTGGACCTTTCCAGTGGAAGGAGGCAGCCGCGTCTTCCAATGGCGGCTTCCTCCTCTCCCCTCCTCGCCCCACCGCCCGCGGCGCTGCTCCGCCACGCCGCTTCTCCCACGGtctccccctccccctcctcctcctgccgCTGCTACGGATATTCTCCCGCTCCCAGCGGCGGTTTTCTCCTGCAACCGCCTGCTCgactcccccgccgccgcccagCATTGTACACGGCGGCCGCCCGTACTGTGAGCATCCCCTCTTACGCGTAACCCTTTTTTTTTTAATTAGTCGTCCGTCGACTCGCTCTTTGTCTACATGAGACCCGCGGCGCTACCATAGCTCAAAATAATCCTTGTAATTATTTGAGTTTGATGTGGTTTTTTTTTTATCGACCCATCGGTCCTGCCGTTTCCCCGCGAGGGTGCTGATTTCCTGTCCACTGTAGGCTTCCAAGGTGAGGTTTTGCGGGAATGGCGTCTACGGGCGGCCGGCGGTGCTCAGGGGTTGGAGTAAATGGTGGCCGGAGAAGGGTTTATGTGCCGCTGGGACGGGTGACGATGCCGGGGATCAAGTTGGCGATCAGGACGACGATGGAGTCCGTGTTTCTAACGACGCCCTCCGCGCCACCATCCGTAAGAGCAGAGAGGTGCTGGCGATGCACAGGGATCTACTTCAGCAGGTATCCTCAccatgatttatttctgaaaTCAAATGAGTTTTCAACATATAGCATGTCTTAAACCGTACATTTATGTCTCAACTTCTAACCTATGGTATGCAGTCACCTGTACACTATACTTATCCTACTTGCATTAAAACCACACTATCTGAAGCTCATTCATCTATCTATTGTATAACTTATTGAACCAATATGGATTGAATTGTAATATGCGGCCAACTTATTTAGCTATCAGAAAAGAAGAAGCTCATCTCTATTATTGAAGCCAGTTCCATTCAAAATGGGCAAGAGGCGTCCAGTGGCAGTTCCTTTTCAATCCCGGATCCAGTTTCAGAGGGCCAagagattggctatgaccttcagATGTACCTTGACAGGCGTTCACAGAAATCACAAGTCCGTTCAAATCATGGAGAATCTATTAGTGGACAGCATGAATACTTTGGAAGTTTAGAAGGCAAAGTTTCTAACGCCGATGTTAATGGGTCACCTGTCAAGGTCAGCTATTTTCAAATTTGTACGGTACTTTCTCTAGTGTTGTTCTGAAAGTGTATGAAACAGTCTGTTAATGGTATGAAACAGGATTACATGGCCCAACAGAGTCAAATAAGTGAAGAAAAACACTCGGTTACTGAGGGAATAAATGACAACTCATCCTCTTCGGCCAGCGTAGATATTATGAATATCATATTGGTAGCTGCGGAATGTGCTCCTTGGTCAAAAACAGGCAAGAATATATAACTTCAGGTTTCCAAAAGAAATTATTTCGAAAGTTGCATATTCAAACTTAGCACCCCTATGACGGAGAACTGGAAAATGTGTGGGCTAACCATTCCTTGGTTACATTTCCAGAATTAAGTATCTCTAAGGGTGTAAAATTCTTCTAGTTTACATATTGGAAGTTATGTATTTATGTTAGTTTCTCACCTTGATATTTTCATGATCGTTACCTATTCAGTCTTATGTTTGTCTTGTGTTGTCACATCTGTAGTAACTAGTAAGAGCTATAAATGAGCAGGAATAAGAGACACAGAAGGTGTGGGTTCGTGCATTTAGAATGCTTTGCTTATCAGCACATGGCTACAATATAACTAAGGGGAGAAGGAAAGCAAACACACGCGCTCGTGCGACCTAGTTCTAGCGGATCACTATACGCTCTTGTATTAATCTCAGGCCCTCCCACAGTGCCCCAAAGAACTACAGAATTAGAAGCAAGGTAGGCTACTTTCTTTCTGTCTATGTCATCTTAGAAGAACTCCTCCCTGCTCAGTGAACCAAGCAAGCCTGGTTCTTCAAGGACAATGGCAGCTTAAACTCTCCCACTGTCAAGTCTTTGCTCACTGATGAAACCGCTATTTTGGTACCAACACATGCcaagcaagctagtcaaacaagaTGCAAAAAGAGAGGGACGAGACATAATCACATAACATTGAAATGAAAGGCCCTTTCCTACCATCCAATCTGACTTCTCTTATGGATTTTCTAGTTTATGCTTCCTTCTGCAAAGCAGGACATGGATTCACTATGACAATGGACTTGTTTATCATGTATTGTTTAGGAAGTCACGATTCCCACCAACTTTGGCTCGAGCGCAATGCTCGTGTTTTCGATGCCAGGGAGACAACGCCACAGCGTGTACTGGACATGATCGTGGACATGTGGAATTCGTGGGCGACTTGTAGAGGTAGGCGTTTAAGAGACGTCCATTAGAGCCGGCGATCCGCGCCGTGCATGCTCCCGCGCTGTGGAGATAGGTGGTTTCCCCTCTTGTAAGGGCTCTGTACCCTCTTTCAAACTTAATACAAAACGCGCCGATCTCCTGCGGGTACTCAAAACAAAAAGATGAATGAGATATTGATTCCAGTCACTCAGATGATTGAAGACAGCATTTGATTGGCTCTCTGCTCATAGTCGACCTACAGAAACACGTTACTGTTACACATGACTTAAACAAGAAAAATACACAATAAACTCAAGTAGTTGAGTTGAAGCTCTGTTTTGGTGTGCTAAACTGTGCAATATTAATTATGGCGAGCATTTGATCTACATGAAAAAATTAGTTGGTGTGATTCTAAAGGAGGCTTCCAGTTATCTAATAATTCCCAAGAAACAAGGTAAGAGATCTTATGAAAAGCATCCACACTCTCAAATGGTGTCTCACTCTTGAGTTCAGCATTCATCCTGAACCATAGAATCCCAATTCATCTGTTGAGCTCATATGCATGCTTACTTCTGCTATCAGATTTTTTTTAAAGAAGTGATTAACAAGTTAAATGGTCCATCCATAGCTTTTGTGAAATTCTTTGAAGTTTTCTGAGGCTTTGATGTAAATATCTATAATAAAGGGCTTTCTTTGCACAAAAGAATGTGGGGTTAGTTTCTGCCAATTGTTAGTAGCGCTTGTTTTCTTATACTTTTAGAGGTCATGCGTAAGCTGTGTGCGTCTTCTCATTAAGCTGAAAAGAAGTTTGGTAATTAGAAGAGTGAGCACAATTTACATTGTTAACAGGGAAAGAGAGCAAAATACAAGACACTTAGTGGACGTCCCAATTCACTGGGAGCACCACTCTCAGACCAGGGGCCCTGGTCCTCACCCACAGGGCAGCTTCATCCTTGATTCTCGTAACCGGGTTCGCGACGGACAGCTGGGGACCATCAAAGGCGCATTTGTTGTGCTGTTTCCAGATCATCCATGGGGTTCAGCAACACGATGGAAGCTAGGGTTTTGCACATTTGCTTTGGAGTCAGCGAGTGAGATGTGGCAGTCTGGCGGCCTGCAAGTCATCCTCAGCCACGACATGACCTAATGCCAAACTTGTCGAGAGAACGAGCATGCCGTCAGGAGATGGGGAGTCGGCTCCAGCTCTTGGCCACGGCGCTGGAGGCGGGCTGCAGTCAGCAGCGGTCTTGGTTCACAAGGAAATGGGAAAATTTGACGCGAAGTTTCGGGTGCGCgcgggtgtgtgtgtgtggggggggggggggggggcagctcTCCCATATAAGCTTCTGTGCGTTGCTGGCGGTAGAGGCGTGGAAGGTAGCTGGAGCTCGCGAAGTAGGTGCCAAGGGCGGTCCACTTCCAGACAAGgaggtgtgtgtgtgggggggggggggggggcagctcTCCCATATAAGCTTCTGAGCGTTGCTGGCGGTAGAGGCGTGGAAGGTAGCTGGAGCTCATGGAGTAGGTGCCAAGGGCGCTCCACTTCCAGACAAGGAGATCGGTGGAGCCCGTACGTTGCTAAAAAAACACCTAAGGGCCTGTTCGGTGCAAGTGTTTAGTGAGGGGGTTTGTAGTGTTTTGGGGTTTAAAATCCGGGCCCAGTTAAAACACTTCAAATCACTCCGAAACACTGTTGGACCGGTCGGCAGGCCGGATTTGGGCCCAAAAAAACACCCCAAAACACATCGGGCCGGGGTGGAATCAAAACACCCCACCCCCCTAGCGTTTTGCTTGTGTGAGACGGTGCACAGCTCCGCTTGAATTCTTGGACTAGTGTTTTCAGTAGTGTTTTGGGTGGTATATGTTTTGACCAAAAACACTTGCAAAAACACTCTCCAAATCTCTGAAAAACACTTGTACCGAACAAGCCCTAAAAATGATGGGTTTGGTGGAGGTAGCTAAAACCTAGAGTAAAGGTTTTTAGTTAAAGTGGCATCATGTATTTTGTTTATTTGTGCCAATTGCAAGAATGTTAGTCTTGGTCACAGTAAGAGTAACACTGTATTAttttatatatgtgttgtttgcaAAACTAATGGTTCCATAAGTGAATGCAATAATGTATTTTTATGTTGGGTACCTTCTGCACAAGTAGTGGTCCCCACTTATGAGGATGATTGCATTTATTTATTTAAGTCTTCTGTAAGTTGGTGTCTCACATATATATTACATAAGTAAAGTGAATGGATGGTGAACTCACCGCCAACTCCAACTTTATAAGTAGGAAAGATAATAAGTACGCATTGGTGCACATGATCTGAAGCCTTAAGACACCACTCATTTTTGTTTTTACCGACTTGCTCAGGGAGCAATAACCATGTTTGTAATCTCCTGCAGGTGGACTTGGTGACGTTGCCGGAGCTTTGCCAAAGGCTTTGTCCAAGAGAGGTCATCGTGTCATGGTATATTTTCTATAGGCCGTCTCGTCATAATTGTAAATACAAATTCAGCTAAGCATGGAAGATAAGAAGATGCTATTAACGTTCATGAAGTAGCATATTAATCTGGTAGATGACCTAAAACTGAATAGATATACCATTCTTTTATGGAGTTAAGGACATCCCTGCTCCCGATAAGACAGCATCCTACCGAGTAACAAGATACAAGGTCAACGCCACCGTGTAAGATCCCCATAATGTCACGGCGACCGGACAACCAGAGCACAGTCTGCTGCCACAAATACCTTGCAAAACTAAACTAGAGAAACTACAGAAAACAGAACAAAACAAAACTGATGTTCTAAAGGCaaaaaacagaaaacaggaacgagATTCACGCCAACGCCATTCTTTTCAGTATTACCTTCAGTAACTTGTTTACATGTTTATATTTTACAGGCAGTAGTACCAATGTATGGAAAGTATGAAGAACCTCAACAAATAGGAGAATCAAAGAGGTACCAGGTCGCAGGGCAGGTGCTTTCCCCTGTCGCGTCATAGTAGATTTAACTTGTGATTGTAGTAGTTCCCTCTGAAATATATGTTCTGCCTACAGGATATGGAGGTAAAATATCATCATGCATACATAGATGGCGTCGATTTTGTATTCGTTGACAATCCTTTATTCCACAATGTTGAGAGTGAAATTTATGGCGGAAACCGAACAGTAAGTAATGTAATATTCTGCTCACTGGACTACATTGCATATTTGTAGACATCAAAACCTGAGAAGATATTTATGCTGTAGTACCAGTTGTCTATTTATCTTTGCCTATTTGGATTGCTTATGATTAAAACAAGTAGATCAATTTCCATCTACAGGATATCTTGAAACGGATGGTTTTGCTGTGCAAAGCTGCTGTAGAGGTAATTTCTCTCGCGACTAATACATTCTCTCTCCATGAAGAGTCACTCCGTAAGAAATACGTACAACAAGACTTAGAATGTCCTGTTTTACAACAAAAAATCTGCCGCGGGCGAATAGTAACTATAGTAACATTTCAGGCTTTTGTTTTGCCCTGTTTTTTCTATGATTGGCATCTATCTTCCTCAATACACTTATAGAGAATATAACATTGATCTAGGCTCCATGGTGTGTTCCATGTGGTGGTTTTTGCTACGGTGATGGAAATCTTGTGTTCATTGCAAATGATTGGCACACTGCATTACTGCCTGTTTATTTGAAGGCTTATTATCATGATAATGGTTTCATGATATATGCCCGTTCTGTCCTTGTGATACACAATATAGCACATCAGGTAAGTTTGTTCCTCCTTATCTTACCTTCTTGTCTTGTAGGTATTGATCCCAATTTTTCGCTATGTATTCCATGGAACTGTTTATGGAAAATTCAATTAGTAATCCGTTCTATAGAAGGAATCTTCTACGCTAAACAACTAAACATTCACATACTGCTTTGTCACAACAAGAAAATTGCTTTAGTTAAACATTAGAGATTTCTGATGCATCATCACTGATGCAACACCATGAGTCCACGGCATATATCTGAAATGTTAAAGATAAAGGTTAACATCCAAACGATGTCATGAAGATGGATCTGGTTTCAGGAATGCCGTTAAGGGCTTAAATTTTACATAAATATTTAATAATATGAAAGCAAAAATAGTCACCCGTACAGCAAAATATGTTTTTTTTCTTCGAAATtggggaaatatcgccccagcttctgcaaccaaaggatgcacacggctttttttattagattattcacaaaacCTTACAAGAACAATACAAAATATGTACATCTAATCTTCACAGGGATtgagacaacaacaacaacaaaggctttattcccaaacaagttggggtaggctagaggtgaaacccataagatctcgtaaCCAACTCATGGTTCTGGCACATGGATAGCAAGCTTCCACGCGGCTCTTTCCATGGCTAGTTCTTTGGTGATACTCCAATCCTTCAGATCTCTCTttacggactcctcccatgtcaagtttggtctaccccGTCCTCTCTTGACATTATCAGCACGCTTTAGCCATCCACTATGCGCTGGAGCTTCTGAGGCCTGCGCTGAATATGCCCAAACCATCTTAGACGATGTTGGACAAGCTTCGGTGCTATCCCAACTCTATCTCGTATATCATCATTCCGGACTCGGTCCTTCCTCGTGTGGCGACacatccatctcaacatgcgcatctccgCCACACCTAACTTTTGAACATGTCGCCTTTTAGTCGGCCAACACTCAGCACCATACAACATTGCGGGTCGAACGTCCTATAGAActtgccttttagcttttgtggcactctcttatcacaaagaatgccagaagcttggcgccacttcatccatcCGGCTTTGATCCGGTGGTTCATATCTTCATCAATATCCCCATCCTTGTGCAGGATTGACCCCATGTATCGAAAGGTGTCCTTCTGAGGCACCACCTGCCCATCCAGgctaacctcctcctcctcgtgcctagtagtACTAAAACTGCACATCATGTACccagttttagttctactaagtCTAAAACCTTTCGATTCCAAG
This Lolium perenne isolate Kyuss_39 chromosome 1, Kyuss_2.0, whole genome shotgun sequence DNA region includes the following protein-coding sequences:
- the LOC127304502 gene encoding soluble starch synthase 2-1, chloroplastic/amyloplastic isoform X2, coding for MAASSSPLLAPPPAALLRHAASPTVSPSPSSSCRCYGYSPAPSGGFLLQPPARLPRRRPALYTAAARTASKVRFCGNGVYGRPAVLRGWSKWWPEKGLCAAGTGDDAGDQVGDQDDDGVRVSNDALRATIRKSREVLAMHRDLLQQLSEKKKLISIIEASSIQNGQEASSGSSFSIPDPVSEGQEIGYDLQMYLDRRSQKSQVRSNHGESISGQHEYFGSLEGKVSNADVNGSPVKDYMAQQSQISEEKHSVTEGINDNSSSSASVDIMNIILVAAECAPWSKTGGLGDVAGALPKALSKRGHRVMAVVPMYGKYEEPQQIGESKRYQVAGQDMEVKYHHAYIDGVDFVFVDNPLFHNVESEIYGGNRTVSNDILKRMVLLCKAAVEAPWCVPCGGFCYGDGNLVFIANDWHTALLPVYLKAYYHDNGFMIYARSVLVIHNIAHQIHLSLWLSLHMKRPTCRGLSMASQETTDQQEESCRYMERLEVDGNGTGERDVGAYDDEEEEDDDDLAGGGARGGAGGLGEKKRRLASEQVRALERSFEADNKLDPERKARIARDLLLHPRQVAVWFQNRRARWKTKQIERDFTALRSRHDALRHECDSLRRDKDALAAEIRELREKVEINQEIAVKLEQKPSSAAAAAIYKQDGSTDSDSSAVLNEEASPYSGAAFDQHNHPPQPSFTGFTSFLDAPSSALTLSSSFPSLYHGSHFEQDDALLLGAAAADELGGAGLFATHQEHAGGLSWYGGQGW
- the LOC127304502 gene encoding soluble starch synthase 2-1, chloroplastic/amyloplastic isoform X1 yields the protein MAASSSPLLAPPPAALLRHAASPTVSPSPSSSCRCYGYSPAPSGGFLLQPPARLPRRRPALYTAAARTASKVRFCGNGVYGRPAVLRGWSKWWPEKGLCAAGTGDDAGDQVGDQDDDGVRVSNDALRATIRKSREVLAMHRDLLQQLSEKKKLISIIEASSIQNGQEASSGSSFSIPDPVSEGQEIGYDLQMYLDRRSQKSQVRSNHGESISGQHEYFGSLEGKVSNADVNGSPVKDYMAQQSQISEEKHSVTEGINDNSSSSASVDIMNIILVAAECAPWSKTGGLGDVAGALPKALSKRGHRVMAVVPMYGKYEEPQQIGESKRYQVAGQDMEVKYHHAYIDGVDFVFVDNPLFHNVESEIYGGNRTVSNDILKRMVLLCKAAVEAPWCVPCGGFCYGDGNLVFIANDWHTALLPVYLKAYYHDNGFMIYARSVLVIHNIAHQGRGPLDDFSYLDLPSNYMDLFKHYDPFGGDHLNIFAAGIKAADRLLTVSHGYAWELKTPEGGWGLHGIISESDWKFQGIVNGIDTADWNPKSDVHLKSDGYANYSLETVQTGKAQCKAALQKELGLPVRGDVPVIAFIGRLDNQKGVDLIAEAMPWIAGQDVQVILLGTGRQDLEDTLRRLESQHYDRVRGWVGFSVRLAHRMTAGADILLMPSRFEPCGLNQLYAMMYGTVPVVHAVGGLRDTVQQYNPYEEVGLGWTFENAEANRLIDALGHCLNTYRNYKSSWEGLQRRGMMQDLSWDTAAKCYEEVLVAAKYQW
- the LOC127304502 gene encoding soluble starch synthase 2-1, chloroplastic/amyloplastic isoform X4, with the protein product MAASSSPLLAPPPAALLRHAASPTVSPSPSSSCRCYGYSPAPSGGFLLQPPARLPRRRPALYTAAARTASKVRFCGNGVYGRPAVLRGWSKWWPEKGLCAAGTGDDAGDQVGDQDDDGVRVSNDALRATIRKSREVLAMHRDLLQQLSEKKKLISIIEASSIQNGQEASSGSSFSIPDPVSEGQEIGYDLQMYLDRRSQKSQVRSNHGESISGQHEYFGSLEGKVSNADVNGSPVKDYMAQQSQISEEKHSVTEGINDNSSSSASVDIMNIILVAAECAPWSKTGGLGDVAGALPKALSKRGHRVMAVVPMYGKYEEPQQIGESKRYQVAGQDMEVKYHHAYIDGVDFVFVDNPLFHNVESEIYGGNRTDILKRMVLLCKAAVEGRGPLDDFSYLDLPSNYMDLFKHYDPFGGDHLNIFAAGIKAADRLLTVSHGYAWELKTPEGGWGLHGIISESDWKFQGIVNGIDTADWNPKSDVHLKSDGYANYSLETVQTGKAQCKAALQKELGLPVRGDVPVIAFIGRLDNQKGVDLIAEAMPWIAGQDVQVILLGTGRQDLEDTLRRLESQHYDRVRGWVGFSVRLAHRMTAGADILLMPSRFEPCGLNQLYAMMYGTVPVVHAVGGLRDTVQQYNPYEEVGLGWTFENAEANRLIDALGHCLNTYRNYKSSWEGLQRRGMMQDLSWDTAAKCYEEVLVAAKYQW
- the LOC127304502 gene encoding soluble starch synthase 2-1, chloroplastic/amyloplastic isoform X3, which codes for MAASSSPLLAPPPAALLRHAASPTVSPSPSSSCRCYGYSPAPSGGFLLQPPARLPRRRPALYTAAARTASKVRFCGNGVYGRPAVLRGWSKWWPEKGLCAAGTGDDAGDQVGDQDDDGVRVSNDALRATIRKSREVLAMHRDLLQQLSEKKKLISIIEASSIQNGQEASSGSSFSIPDPVSEGQEIGYDLQMYLDRRSQKSQVRSNHGESISGQHEYFGSLEGKVSNADVNGSPVKDYMAQQSQISEEKHSVTEGINDNSSSSASVDIMNIILVAAECAPWSKTGGLGDVAGALPKALSKRGHRVMAVVPMYGKYEEPQQIGESKRYQVAGQDMEVKYHHAYIDGVDFVFVDNPLFHNVESEIYGGNRTVSNDILKRMVLLCKAAVEGRGPLDDFSYLDLPSNYMDLFKHYDPFGGDHLNIFAAGIKAADRLLTVSHGYAWELKTPEGGWGLHGIISESDWKFQGIVNGIDTADWNPKSDVHLKSDGYANYSLETVQTGKAQCKAALQKELGLPVRGDVPVIAFIGRLDNQKGVDLIAEAMPWIAGQDVQVILLGTGRQDLEDTLRRLESQHYDRVRGWVGFSVRLAHRMTAGADILLMPSRFEPCGLNQLYAMMYGTVPVVHAVGGLRDTVQQYNPYEEVGLGWTFENAEANRLIDALGHCLNTYRNYKSSWEGLQRRGMMQDLSWDTAAKCYEEVLVAAKYQW